The nucleotide sequence TGCACAAATAAAGATTTGTGGTTACAgagtttcaagaaactcatgacCACATTCTTACACTaacaaaagtaaataataatactcacaatacacaatttatacccactaacatatgcacttaatatattaatttaataataaaatacatatataccaaCATtatgtgataaaaataattttataaaattattattacaaaataacgatgtaaatgaattttttttgtcaCGACAgtgatataaataaattaaattaaattattaaatattataatataaataaattaaatttataacgAATAGATAAACACTTTTAGTTTGATgtcttttttcaattatttttttttatcgtCATACATAGAACTGAAACGCAAGGGCatgtttatttttatgtaatatatACATGCCAAACTAGAACACACTTGAGATCTAGGAAAGGAACAAGCTCTCTTGCTCCCACACCATCCTATCACTCCTATGATCGTTTGCATTCTAGTGATACCGACACACTGGTCGGAGATTATCTCAGtttcattaaaaagaaaaaataagacaaaatgaAAGGAGATGTATTCAAATCTACAACACTTGTCAAGATATTAGGCTTTGTGTTACTGTCGATAGCATTTTTCTACTTCGGAAAACATTATTCCGATGGATCTCAACAGCTTGTTTTCTTCAATTCACGTCAAGATTCATCAACTACACCCAAACCCACAACCCCAAATTCTCAATTCGTTGCAATTTCACCTAATTCCAACAAATCCTTCGATTTATCCTCGTTAATTAACGATACCAATGTTGCCGAAAAGccattaaaaaatacaattcatcCACCACCTTTGCTGACGTCACCACCTCCTCCGCCGCCGCCGAAGGAGCCGGTGGAGAAGATGGGGTTGTTGGATGAGAATGGGGTAATGAAGGATGATTTTCGAGTTGGGGGTGATGGTTTTGAAGTTGTGGAAAATTGGGGTGTGGGGAATGAGACTGAGgagggtggtggtggtggtggggttAAGGGGTTTAGGGTTAAGAAATATGGGCTGTGTAGTCATAGTATGAGGGAGTATATACCATGTTTGGATAATGTGGAGGCAATTTCTAAGCTGAAATCGGTTGAAAGAGGGGAGAAATTTGAGCGGCATTGTCCCGAAAAAGGGAAAGGATTGAATTGTTTGGTTCCTCCACCGAAAGGTTATCAAACTCCGATTCCATGGCCAAAAAGTCGCGATGAGGTTTGTTATATTATGCTGAGAATTCTACTTGTTTTGAGATAATGTAGTTATTAGTGGCTGATCTAGAGTGTAATCATGTATCTGTATTAATAAGTTCGATAGATATTTGACTATGAATTCAGTTTTTATAGTTTGTTAGCTTGAGATCGATGTATGAAGCGATGACGAGGGAATTCtacttgttttgaggataatgtAGTTATTAGTGGCTGATCTAGTGTGTAATTTATTAACTTGAGATCAATGTAGGAAGCTGTGATGAGGTTTGTTTATATCCTGCTGGGAATTCTATTTGTTTTGAGGATAATGTAGTTGTTATTAGTGGCTGATCTAGAGTGTAATCATGTATGTGTATTAACAAGTTCGATTAATATTTGactatgaattcagttattatcGTTTGTTAAATTGAGATCGATGTAGGAAGCTATGACGAGGGAAATCtacttgttttgaggataatgtAGTTATTAGTGGCTGATCTAGGGTGTAATCATGTATGTGTATTAACAAGTTCGATAAATATTTGactatgaattcagttattattgtttattaaCTTGAGATCGATGTAGGAAGCTGTGACGAGGTTTGTTTATATCCTGCTGGGAATTCTACTTGTTCTGAGTATAATGTAGTTATCAGTGGCGGATCTGGAGTGTAATCGTGTATATATGTGTTGAGAAATTTGctaaatgttataaatatttgACTGTGAACTTAGTTATTATAGTTTGTTAACTTGAGATTGATGTAGGAAGCCGTGACGAGGTTTGTTAAATTCTGCTGGGAAGTCtacttgttttgaggataatttagTTATGAGATGGGGATCCAGAGTGTAATCCTGTACATGTATTAAGAAATTCGCTAAATGTTTGTAAATATTTGACGGTGAACCCAGTTATTATAATTTGTTAGCTTGAGATCGATGTAGGAAGCCATGACGAGGGAATTCtacttgttttgaggataatgtAGTTATGAGCGGTGGATCTAGAGtgttatcatttgtatttttattaagaaattcattGAATGTTTATAAATATTTGACTATGAACTAAGTTATTATAGTTTGTTAACGTGAGATCGATGAAGGAAGCCGTGAAAAGGTTAGTTCTATTCTTCTAGGAATTCTACTTATTTTGAGGATAGTGTAGTTACCAGTGGCAGGTAGAGTGTAATCCTGTTTATATGTATTAAGAAATTCACtaaatttttgtaaatatttgactGTGAACTCCGTCATTATTGTTTATTAACTTGAGATCGATGTAGGAAGCCATAAAACTTTAAACCAACTTCTTCACAGTACAATTCCATGGTCAAGAAGGCGTGACGATGTTTGTTGTATTCTTCTGGGAATTCtacttattttgaggataatgtAGTTATCAGTGGTGGATTTTCTGTGTAATcatgtatgtgtattgactattcaGAAATTTGCTAAATGTTCACAAATATTTGACTGTGAACTCACCTATTATTGTTTATTAACTTGAGATTGTTGTAGGAAGCCGTGACGAGGTTTGTTATATTCTGTTGGGAATTCTACTTATTTTGAGGACAAAGTAGTTATGAGTAGGGGATCCAGAGTGTATTCCTGTATATGTATTAAGAAATTCACtacatatttataaatatttgactcTGAGCGCAGTCATTATCGTTTATTAACTTGAGATCGATGCAGCAGCCATAAACTTAAAATCCTATATCTGTCTAAGTTAGTTATGTAAATTGTTTATCTCTGGATCATTTTTTAATTGGATATTAAAAAAGTTGGTGCttttacttgagccgagggtctacaggaaacaacctttctaccttGTAGGGTAAGGTCTGCGTGGACACTACCCTCACTAGACCCCGTTTCACTGgatatgttgttcttgttgttgtataTTTAAGTTGGTTATGCTAACTGACAAGCTTAAAGTTATATTTTGAAGCATTTCTTAGATATTGTGGTGAGTCGTGTTATGTTCTCCTGaaatattttgagtttttctgaTGAGTAGCTCAAAGTTTAATTTCTGAAGCACTTGTCCAGCGTAATTGTATGATTGTTGGATAATTACTCATGGGaagataataaaggaaaaaaggaagGTCTTCATTTTGTTGGAAATTTCAACTTCTTTCTACACTGCAGGTTTGGTTCAGCAACGTTCCTCATGCACGTCTAGCGGAGGATAAGGGTGGTCAAAATTGGATATCGATAGACAAGGACAAGTTCAAGTTTCCTGGAGGCGGCACCCAGTTCATACATGGAGCTAATCAGTACTTGGATCAGATTGAAAAggtgtttaatatttttttcaatttaagcTAGTAGCAGATTGAACAGGCTTGGATgtgttttttaattataattttcttttggttATTATCCACTAGATGCTCCCTGAAATTGCATTTGGCCGTCATGTGCGAGTTGCTTTAGATATTGGTTGTGGTGTGGCAAGCTTTGGTGCTTATTTACTATCAAGGAATGTGCTCACCCTGTCTGTTGCTCCAAAAGACGTTCATGAAAACCAGATTCAGTTTGCTCTCGAACGTGGCGTGCCTGCAATGGTAGCTGCAATTGCGACACATCGTCTACTTTATCCAAGTCAGGCATTTGAACTAATCCATTGTTCAAGGTGTCGGGTCAATTGGACTCGTGATGgtatgcttttctagatcatgCTATTATCcatttatacaacaacaacaacatacccactaAAATCCCACAAGTGGAGTCTAATTTTCCATGTTGTATAATAATGTTTTATAAAGGTCGTTGCATTTGAGAAGATAGTCGCCCGAAGTCTTGTATCCTTTGGATAATGGCAAGAGTCTCCAAACATTAATGTtgataaagataaatataatatgttAAATGTGATAATCTCAAGCTGTAGTTTTACGGCTTATAGTTTTGGTAGATTGATAAAGTAACTAAGAAAGCAAAAAATGTGTTGGACTTCAGTGGATGGATATGGATGCTTCTTGAAAGAAAAAGGAACATAGTAAATGAAAATAGTTTTTGGAGATACATATCTTGAAACGCATTGGAAAATGCTTTCTCTTATTTGTATTGATGAATCCTAACAGAGAGAACATATAAACAGTTTCTTAGATGCATAATCCCCTTTGGACATTGTAggtctatgttgctcggactcttcaaaatgcCGGCGGATGCGTGTTGATCCTCCAAAAGTGGTACATTTTAGGAGGATCTGACATGGGTGCGGCAAGATTTTTGGAGAGTCTGAGAAACATAGTTGTAGGTTGTATTATGAAGTTCTGCAGCACTTGTAATTACTATCCCAGATCCTTCATTTCTCACTTCCATTCATTTAGGTGACAGCTTTATGGTTTTAATCAATATATTCTAGTATTCTATAGGCAGCAGCTATCTTTTCTAGGTTAGGAGCACCACACCCTTTAGAGTCCTGAATGGAAAAGTGAGGATATGTTAGCCCTTTTAACCCAAGGTATGATTTTCCTTTATCTGGATtctctcttagaatgtgtattgtgAACTTACTGACCTTTATTTAGCTGTTCATGTATAAGAGAGTCTCTAACTCGTGCCTTTAATCTATGATGCACTTTTGCAAAGATGGGATTTTACTACTGGAGGTCAACAGGTTGCTCCGAGCTGGTGGATATTTTGTTTGGGCTGCACAACCTGTTTATAAACATGAAGCAGTCCTGGAAGAGCAATGGGAAGGTAAATACAAAGTTATTTAGACCGTGCCAGCAATTTTAGAACTGAAATAAAAGAGGAATTGCCTGACTGTAGGCAATTCTCCACTTTTTGGTATACATACTCCTTAGTGGCTGTACAAAAGCTTCTATTTAAGGCCATGCCGAAGAAAAACTTTCGACTTTAATATTCAAGAAAGTTAATGATCAGGTCCCTTACCAGAAAAGAAAGTTAGTGATGAGGTCAAAATCAGTTTTCGGCGCGTCGTTTTTTCAGACACAAGTGAAGTGACTTCTAAAGAAAACCGACTCAAATTAGATTCTTCCAACTAATTCTTTTTCCATTTTAGTGTAACTCCTACTTTGTTGATTAGTAAAACAAATTTTTTACTAATGAATAAAATGATAGGAGGATGTAGTTGCTTAAACTACAATTTGTGCCTTTGCTCTCGTTAAAACTGAACTATCAGTCCACCCTCTGATTGTTAAAGTTACAAATACTATCCAGCTTTTGAAAATTTGGCAACTTTCCCTATAAACTATATCATGCCCTTCTAGTTCTTGAAAGCTTTTTGCATCGCAGGTTTAGTAAACCCATGCTATATCAAATCATAATGTCTTTCTTGTCCTTTCTCAAGCAGAGATGGTTAATCTTACCACTCGTCTTTGCTGGAATCTTGTGAAGAAGGAAGGTTATATTGCTATATGGCAGAAGCCCTTAAATAACAGTTGCTATTTAAGCCGCGAGGAAGGAGCCCAACCTCCTCTCTGTGATCTACATGATGACCCAGACGATGTTTGGTAAATATTCTACTAGTCTTGCtggtttatagttttattttctttccgtCAACTCGTAAATATTCCACTCCACTCGTAATGCATATGTCTTAGTCTAAGTTGAAAAAGCAATTGGATGTGGTTCCCTGTGAGAAATGCCCTTTCTTCACAGTACAAATCATTTAAATTATGTTGGCTTTCATTATCAAGGTACATTAGGGCATTTTTGCAAATGGTCTCCGCTTTTACCTTTTCATACTTGAGAACAAAATAAGAATTTGTATTTATCTGTTTGTGTGTTTATTCATCGTGTAGGGAATGGAGATAGGGGTTTGTATTTAAGGTCTAtacctccttttttttttttttggaattggaCATAGTCACATAGCTTAATTGGAGCGACATAATCTATGAGGATT is from Capsicum annuum cultivar UCD-10X-F1 chromosome 5, UCD10Xv1.1, whole genome shotgun sequence and encodes:
- the LOC107871197 gene encoding probable methyltransferase PMT11, which codes for MKGDVFKSTTLVKILGFVLLSIAFFYFGKHYSDGSQQLVFFNSRQDSSTTPKPTTPNSQFVAISPNSNKSFDLSSLINDTNVAEKPLKNTIHPPPLLTSPPPPPPPKEPVEKMGLLDENGVMKDDFRVGGDGFEVVENWGVGNETEEGGGGGGVKGFRVKKYGLCSHSMREYIPCLDNVEAISKLKSVERGEKFERHCPEKGKGLNCLVPPPKGYQTPIPWPKSRDEVWFSNVPHARLAEDKGGQNWISIDKDKFKFPGGGTQFIHGANQYLDQIEKMLPEIAFGRHVRVALDIGCGVASFGAYLLSRNVLTLSVAPKDVHENQIQFALERGVPAMVAAIATHRLLYPSQAFELIHCSRCRVNWTRDDGILLLEVNRLLRAGGYFVWAAQPVYKHEAVLEEQWEEMVNLTTRLCWNLVKKEGYIAIWQKPLNNSCYLSREEGAQPPLCDLHDDPDDVWYVDLKACITRLPEEGYGANITTWPSRLQYPPDRLQSIQVDSFMSRKELFRAESKFWNEIIGSYVRAWHWKKLKLRNVMDMRAGFGGFAAALIENQLDCWVLNVVPVSGHNTLPVIFDRGLLGVMHDWCEPFDTYPRTYDLLHANGLFSIEQKRCNMSTIMLEMDRILRPGGHAYIRDSVAVMDELQDIGKAMGWHVTVRDTSEGPHASYKILVGDKHLLRGKR